One Diadema setosum chromosome 8, eeDiaSeto1, whole genome shotgun sequence genomic window carries:
- the LOC140231740 gene encoding xaa-Arg dipeptidase-like — translation MNGSPFSDGIKQIRNKVQRKIDDSADALNKLSQEIWSNPELAYQETHAHKVLTNFLEQEGFEVTREYHLKTAFKATFGGKAGIHVCVICEYDALPEVGHACGHNLIAECGVAVGLGVKAVLEEPENASIGRVTILGTPAEESGCGKIDLIQAGAFKGVDVAMMAHPFQTNMPRPICLSCEPMNVHFTGRAAHAASGPWMGLNALDAAVMFYNSVSVMRQQFKPDWRVHGTFIKAGDVASIIPEESELKLYLRTVDKEDSPILREKITQCAKGAAISTGCQIECDFEGERSYASLITNNTLASLYERLAASLDVSCVPGEVTFSTDMGDVSRVVPSIHVLYNIGTKEANHSRVFNEAAGAREAQAPTLQQAKALALTALDLMQPNGNTIMERIKREFNDQVGEKK, via the exons ATGAACGGCAGCCCGTTTTCTGACGGGATCAAACAGATCCGCAACAAGGTCCAAAGAAAGATCGATGATTCTGCCGATGCTCTGAATAAGCTCAGCCAAGAAATCTGGTCTAACCCGGAACTAGCCTACCAGGAGACCCACGCCCACAAAGTCCTGACAAACTTCTTGGAGCAGGAAGGTTTTGAG GTAACAAGAGAATATCACCTGAAGACGGCTTTCAAGGCCACATTTGGAGGAAAGGCAGGCATCCATGTCTGTGTGATCTGTGAGTACGATGCTCTCCCTGAAGTCGGGCACGCTTGTGGACACAACCTCATTGCCGAGTGCGGCGTTGCCGTGGGGCTTGGGGTAAAGGCCGTCTTGGAGGAGCCAGAAAATGCATCAATCGGAAgg GTGACAATTCTTGGCACACCAGCTGAGGAGAGTGGATGTGGCAAGATCGACCTCATTCAAGCCGGAGCCTTTAAAGGGGTCGACGTCGCTATGATGGCTCATCCATTTCAGACGAACATGCCCAGACCCATCTGTTTAAGCTGTGAAcc GATGAACGTTCACTTCACCGGACGGGCAGCCCACGCAGCATCTGGACCCTGGATGGGACTGAACGCCCTGGATGCTGCTGTCATGTTCTACAACAGTGTTTCTGTCATGAGACAACAATTCAAACCAGACTGGAGGGTGCATG GAACATTTATCAAAGCAGGGGATGTTGCTAGCATCATTCCTGAGGAGTCAGAGCTAAAGCTCTACCTTCGGACGGTTGATAAGGAGGACTCACCCATTCTTAGAGAGAAGATAACCCAATGTGCCAAGGGTGCTGCCATATCAACAGGATGCCAA ATCGAGTGTGACTTTGAAGGGGAGAGGAGCTACGCCAGTCTCATCACCAACAACACCCTGGCCTCCCTCTACGAGCGACTGGCTGCAAGTCTCGACGTCAGCTGTGTCCCCGGGGAGGTCACATTCTCCACAGACATGGGGGACGTATCTCGTGTGGTGCCAAGCATTCATGTCCTTTATAACATCGGAACAAAAGAAGCCAACCACTCAAGGGTTTTCAATGAAGCAGCAG GTGCACGAGAGGCACAGGCACCAACTCTCCAGCAGGCAAAGGCTCTGGCCCTCACAGCTCTGGACTTGATGCAGCCCAATGGCAACACCATCATGGAGAgaataaaaagggaattcaacGACCAAGTCGGAGAGAAGAAGTGA
- the LOC140231739 gene encoding xaa-Arg dipeptidase-like, whose protein sequence is MATLRDKLRRAISLEQFIDMNGSPFADGIKQTRNKVQRKIDDSAEALNKLSQEIWSNPELAYQETHAHKVLTDFLEEEGFEVTREYHLKTAFKATFGGKAGIHVCVICEYDALPEVGHASGHNLIAECGVAVGLGVKTVLEEPESPSVGRVTILGTPAKESGGGKIDLIKAGAFEGVDIALMAHPFQSNMPKPICLASESMNVHFTGRAAHAASGPWMGLNALDAAVMFYNSVSVMRQQFKPDWRVHGTFIKAGDVSSSIPEESELQLYLQTVDKEDAPKLKEKITQCAKGAAISTGCQVKCECDGENSYSSLLTNNTLASLYERLAASLDVSCVPGEVTFSTDMGDVSRVVPSILVLYNIGTKAPSRSKAFLEAAGAPEAQAPTLQQAKALAITALDLMQPNGNTIVERIKREFNDHVGEKKKIDKIQE, encoded by the exons AGACAAACTGCGGAGAGCCATCTCCCTGGAACAGTTCATCGACATGAACGGCAGCCCGTTTGCCGACGGGATCAAACAAACCCGCAACAAGGTCCAAAGGAAGATCGATGATTCTGCAGAGGCCCTGAATAAGCTCAGTCAAGAGATCTGGTCTAACCCGGAACTGGCCTACCAGGAGACCCATGCCCACAAAGTCCTGACAGACTTCTTGGAGGAAGAAGGGTTTGAG GTAACAAGAGAATATCACCTAAAGACGGCTTTCAAGGCCACATTTGGAGGAAAGGCAGGCATCCATGTCTGTGTGATCTGTGAGTACGATGCCCTCCCTGAAGTCGGGCACGCCTCTGGACACAACCTTATCGCCGAGTGCGGCGTTGCCGTGGGGCTTGGGGTAAAGACCGTCTTGGAGGAGCCAGAAAGTCCATCTGTCGGAAGG GTGACAATTCTGGGCACGCCAGCCAAGGAGAGCGGAGGTGGCAAAATTGACCTTATCAAAGCCGGAGCCTTTGAAGGGGTCGACATCGCTCTGATGGCTCATCCGTTTCAGAGCAACATGCCCAAACCAATCTGTCTTGCCAGTGAATC GATGAACGTTCACTTCACTGGACGGGCGGCCCACGCAGCATCTGGACCCTGGATGGGACTGAACGCCCTGGATGCTGCTGTCATGTTCTACAACAGCGTTTCTGTCATGAGACAACAATTCAAACCAGACTGGAGGGTGCATG GGACATTTATCAAGGCAGGGGATGTTTCTAGCAGCATTCCCGAGGAATCTGAGCTACAGCTTTACCTTCAGACAGTTGACAAGGAAGACGCCCCCAAGCTCAAAGAAAAGATAACCCAATGTGCCAAGGGTGCTGCCATATCAACAGGATGCCAA GTCAAATGTGAATGTGATGGTGAGAATAGCTACTCCAGTCTCCTAACCAACAACACCTTGGCCTCCCTCTACGAGCGACTGGCTGCAAGCCTCGACGTCAGCTGTGTCCCCGGGGAGGTCACATTCTCCACAGACATGGGGGACGTGTCTCGTGTGGTGCCGAGTATTCTCGTCCTCTATAACATCGGAACAAAAGCTCCCAGCCGCTCAAAGGCTTTCCTTGAAGCAGCAG GTGCGCCAGAGGCACAGGCGCCGACTCTCCAGCAGGCAAAGGCCCTGGCCATCACAGCTCTGGACTTGATGCAGCCCAACGGTAACACCATCGTGGAGAGAATCAAGAGGGAATTCAACGACCACGTcggagagaagaagaagatagacAAGATACAGGAGTGA